The following proteins come from a genomic window of Lolium rigidum isolate FL_2022 chromosome 5, APGP_CSIRO_Lrig_0.1, whole genome shotgun sequence:
- the LOC124657976 gene encoding uncharacterized protein LOC124657976 yields the protein MVWRQSFLDLILIPLSLLLPMLYHAWLYRAVRRHPLSTAFGIYSTSRRVWISGMMKDNDDKKGVLVVQSFRNVIMGSTLMATTAVLFCTGIAAVLSSTYAIKKPLSDAVFGAHGEYMMALKYVAMLLLFLFAFLCHSLTICFLNQASFLINTSSLSGGGGNLVTGDLVAEILERGFTLNFVGNRLFYAGVPLLLWIFGPLLAFLSSLVMIPILYNLDVVNVSTGAGGKGEHSSGCVNANKKAENNGNGCMHV from the exons ATGGTGTGGAGGCAGAGCTTCCTGGACCTCATCCTCATCCCGCTCAGCCTGCTCCTCCCCATGCTCTACCACGCCTGGCTCTACCGCGCCGTCCGCCGCCACCCCCTCTCCACCGCCTTTGGCATCTATTCCACCAGCCGCCGCGTCTGGATCTCCGGCATGATGAAG GACAACGACGATAAGAAGGGCGTGCTGGTGGTGCAGTCCTTCCGGAACGTGATCATGGGGTCCACGCTCATGGCCACCACGGCGGTGCTCTTCTGCACGGGCATCGCCGCCGTGCTCAGCAGCACCTACGCCATCAAGAAACCTTTGAGCGACGCCGTCTTCGGCGCACACGGAGAGTACATGATGGCGCTCAAGTACGTGGCGATGCTGCTGCTCTTCCTCTTCGCCTTCCTCTGCCACTCCCTCACCATCTGCTTCCTCAACCAAGCAAGCTTCCTCATCAACACTTCCTCGCTCTCCGGCGGCGGGGGCAACCTCGTCACGGGCGACTTGGTCGCCGAGATCCTCGAGCGAGGGTTCACGCTCAACTTCGTCGGCAACAGACTCTTCTATGCCGGGGTGCCGCTGCTGCTCTGGATCTTCGGCCCGCTGCTGGCCTTCCTCTCGTCCCTTGTCATGATCCCGATACTCTACAACCTCGACGTTGTCAACGTTTCCACCGGCGCCGGCGGCAAAGGAGAACATAGCAGCGGCTGCGTCAATGCCAATAAGAAGGCCGAGAACAACGGGAACGGATGCATGCATGTGTAA